From Deltaproteobacteria bacterium:
AGCTGAAATCCGAGGCGAAAGTCCTTTAATCGTTGAACAGGGACGTTCCTGCGAACTCCCGTTGAACAGGGACAGACGTGGAAAGCACGGCGCGGGAGATGCGCCGGGAGTCGCGAATCAGACGTATAAACGACCATTCCGGAGGATTCGCATGGCGGACATACTGGTTGTCGTCGAGCATCAGGAAGGGGTCTTCAAGAAGAACACGCTGTCGGTCGTGTCGGCGGCCAAGGTTCTGGCGGGTCTGTCCGGAGGCGAGGTGGACGCGCTGGTCCTGGGCGACGGGGTCGCGGCGGTGGCCGACGTGGCGGCCGGCACGGGCGTGCGCAAGGTCCTGCTGGGCGAGGGGGCGGCATTCGCGAAATACCTCGCGGTGACGTACGCGGCCGCGGTGGTGCAGGTGGTGAAGGCGAAGGGGTACGGCGCGGTGTTCGCACCGGCCTCGACGTTCGGGAAGGATTTCATGCCGCGGCTGTCCGGGCTGCTCGACGCCCCTCTGGCGAGCGACATCGTCGGGTTGGAGAAGGACGGGGACGCGCTGCGGGTGAAGCGCCTGATGTACGCGGGGAACGCGATCGGCACGGTGACCCTTTCCGGCAGCCCGCTCCTGTTCACGGTGCGGCAGACGGCGTTCGACGCGGTGGCGATGGGCGGATTG
This genomic window contains:
- a CDS encoding electron transfer flavoprotein subunit alpha/FixB family protein; amino-acid sequence: MADILVVVEHQEGVFKKNTLSVVSAAKVLAGLSGGEVDALVLGDGVAAVADVAAGTGVRKVLLGEGAAFAKYLAVTYAAAVVQVVKAKGYGAVFAPASTFGKDFMPRLSGLLDAPLASDIVGLEKDGDALRVKRLMYAGNAIGTVTLSGSPLLFTVRQTAFDAVAMGGLKAPVEKVAVTAEAGGTAFVSRQETKSERPELTEARVIVSAGRGIKAQENFKLVEELADQLNAAIGASRAAVDAGWAPNDWQVGQTGKIVAPELYIALGISGAIQHLAGMKDSKVIVAINKDEEAPIFQVADYGLVADLFKAVPEMITELKKLKSA